Proteins from one Kwoniella shivajii chromosome 1, complete sequence genomic window:
- a CDS encoding ribosomal protein L30: MFGSRILSNSVRQISSNTSSASASASSSTSSATATHHLITLIRSPIGLPSSSRLTLEALGLFRLRQAVLHPYGETTAGRILRVKELVHVSNVTEAEGKKLAARSRSQGSGIEYSGRVYGGGKGIYQAQI; encoded by the coding sequence ATGTTCGGCTCTCGCATACTCAGTAATTCCGTTCGACAAATCTCCTCAAACACATCTTCCGCCTCAGCCTCAgcctcatcctcaacatcatcggCAACGGCAACGCATCATCTCATAACACTCATACGATCACCTATAGGTCTACCATCATCCTCAAGATTGACGCTGGAAGCACTGGGCTTGTTTAGATTACGTCAAGCTGTCTTGCATCCTTATGGAGAAACAACCGCTGGTAGGATATTGAGAGTGAAAGAATTAGTACATGTCTCGAACGTAACGGAAGCagaaggaaagaagttgGCTGCTAGATCACGATCACAAGGTAGTGGTATAGAGTATAGTGGAAGAGTGTATGGTGGTGGGAAGGGAATATATCAAGCACAAATATAG